A section of the Thauera chlorobenzoica genome encodes:
- the pgi gene encoding glucose-6-phosphate isomerase: protein MPILLQSAAWTALSAHRNAFAGLSLNSLFAEDPARARRLQAEACGLVFHYARNLVRDDTLALLLRLALEAGLPSRIAAMFAGERINTTEDRAVLHVALRRPAGMPSTTEGVDLGAEVEAVRARMRRFSTEVRDGQWLGYSGRRITDIVNIGIGGSDLGPTMVCEALKDLAHPALRLHFVSNVDGVQIGDVLRSADPETTLFIVASKTFTTQETLTNARSARAWLVAHAGNEAAVARHFVAVSTNAAAVRAFGIDPGNMFGFWDWVGGRFSLWSAIGLPIMLQIGAVHFDALLAGAHAMDEHFRSTPLERNLPVLMALIAIWNIDFLGAHSQLIAPYHQRLHRLPAYLQQLEMESNGKSVGADGQPVGCHTSPVIWGEQGINGQHAYFQLLHQGTQPVPVDFIGVLEAGAEDELHHRIAFANLLAQAEALMRGRSAEQAEAEMRAAGLAETRIQALVPHRTFAGNRPSNVILLERLTPFSLGALIAAYEHRTFVQGAIWGINSFDQWGVELGKQLAARVLDELDPARTAALPGDHDASTEALVARYRNRYRRTLST, encoded by the coding sequence ATGCCCATTCTCCTGCAATCCGCCGCATGGACTGCGCTCTCCGCTCACCGCAACGCCTTTGCCGGCCTTTCCCTGAACTCGCTGTTCGCCGAGGACCCTGCCCGTGCCCGGCGTCTGCAGGCCGAAGCCTGCGGCCTCGTCTTCCACTACGCCCGGAACCTCGTGCGCGACGACACCCTCGCGCTGCTGCTGCGCCTGGCGCTTGAAGCAGGGCTGCCGTCCCGCATCGCGGCGATGTTCGCCGGCGAGCGCATCAACACCACCGAGGACCGGGCCGTGCTGCACGTCGCCCTGCGCCGTCCGGCGGGGATGCCGAGCACGACCGAAGGTGTCGACCTCGGTGCCGAGGTCGAGGCGGTGCGCGCGCGCATGCGCCGGTTCAGCACCGAAGTGCGCGACGGCCAGTGGCTGGGCTACAGCGGCCGGCGCATCACCGACATCGTCAACATCGGCATCGGCGGCTCCGACCTCGGCCCGACGATGGTGTGCGAAGCGCTGAAGGATCTCGCCCACCCGGCGCTGCGCCTGCACTTCGTGTCGAACGTGGATGGCGTGCAGATCGGCGACGTGCTGCGCAGCGCCGATCCCGAAACAACCCTGTTCATTGTCGCCTCGAAGACCTTCACCACCCAGGAGACGCTGACCAACGCCCGCAGCGCCCGTGCCTGGCTGGTCGCCCATGCCGGCAACGAAGCGGCCGTCGCCCGCCATTTCGTCGCGGTGTCGACGAATGCCGCCGCGGTCCGCGCCTTCGGCATCGACCCCGGCAACATGTTCGGCTTCTGGGACTGGGTGGGCGGGCGCTTCTCGCTGTGGAGCGCGATCGGCCTGCCGATCATGCTGCAGATCGGCGCCGTGCACTTCGACGCCTTGCTCGCCGGCGCCCACGCCATGGACGAACACTTCCGCAGCACCCCTCTGGAACGCAACCTGCCGGTGCTGATGGCGCTGATCGCGATCTGGAACATCGATTTCCTCGGCGCGCACAGCCAGCTGATCGCGCCCTATCACCAGCGCCTGCACCGCCTGCCCGCCTACCTGCAGCAGCTCGAGATGGAATCGAACGGCAAGTCGGTGGGTGCCGACGGACAGCCGGTAGGCTGCCACACCAGCCCGGTGATCTGGGGCGAACAGGGCATCAACGGCCAGCACGCCTACTTCCAGCTCCTGCACCAGGGGACCCAGCCGGTCCCGGTCGATTTCATCGGCGTCCTCGAGGCCGGCGCCGAGGACGAGCTCCACCACCGCATCGCCTTCGCCAACCTGCTCGCCCAGGCCGAGGCCCTGATGCGCGGACGCAGCGCCGAACAGGCCGAAGCCGAGATGCGCGCCGCCGGCCTGGCCGAAACACGCATCCAGGCCCTGGTGCCGCACCGGACCTTCGCCGGCAACCGGCCGAGCAACGTGATCCTGCTCGAGCGCCTGACGCCCTTCTCGCTCGGTGCGCTGATCGCCGCCTACGAGCACCGCACCTTCGTCCAGGGGGCGATCTGGGGCATCAACAGCTTCGACCAGTGGGGCGTGGAACTGGGCAAGCAGCTGGCGGCCCGGGTCCTTGACGAACTCGACCCGGCCCGTACTGCCGCCCTCCCCGGCGACCACGACGCCAGCACCGAAGCGCTGGTCGCGCGTTACCGCAACCGTTACCGCCGCACGCTCAGTACTTGA
- the pgsA gene encoding CDP-diacylglycerol--glycerol-3-phosphate 3-phosphatidyltransferase: protein MPLNIPNALTWARIALIPIFVGVFYLPDNWMPVASKNLVATGIFIAAAVTDWFDGYLARALGQTSAFGAFLDPVADKLMVAAALILLVQLARVDALIAVVIIGREITISALREWMARVGQSASVAVAYVGKLKTAAQMVAIPLLLFNAPLLGIDLRLIGEILIYVAAALTLWSMGYYLRRAMPLLLDRDGA from the coding sequence ATGCCGCTCAACATCCCGAATGCGCTCACCTGGGCGCGTATCGCGCTCATCCCGATCTTTGTCGGCGTCTTTTACCTGCCCGACAACTGGATGCCGGTGGCGAGCAAGAATCTGGTGGCGACCGGGATCTTCATCGCCGCCGCGGTCACCGACTGGTTCGACGGCTACCTCGCGCGCGCGCTCGGACAGACTTCGGCCTTCGGTGCCTTCCTCGACCCGGTGGCCGACAAGCTGATGGTGGCCGCAGCGCTGATCCTGCTGGTGCAGCTGGCGCGGGTCGATGCCTTGATCGCGGTGGTCATCATCGGCCGTGAAATCACGATTTCGGCGCTGCGCGAGTGGATGGCGCGGGTCGGCCAGTCGGCCAGCGTCGCCGTAGCCTATGTCGGCAAGCTCAAGACCGCGGCGCAGATGGTGGCGATTCCGCTGCTGCTGTTCAATGCGCCGCTGCTCGGCATCGACCTGCGCCTGATCGGCGAGATCCTGATCTATGTCGCCGCTGCGCTCACCTTGTGGTCGATGGGCTATTACCTTCGCCGGGCGATGCCCTTGCTGCTGGACAGGGACGGGGCCTGA
- a CDS encoding alkaline phosphatase family protein, protein MLNIHFPLPADSVLPEYGPGGLYDLASTLRTWLHEPGAGWHAGGVAPGDAAATVVLLVIDGLGDRYLCSVGAGSVLHAHRRGALTSVCPSTTASAVTTLLTGVAPAVHGLNGWFIHDRRFGGVVLPLPLSLRAGPPLEAVRLMSRLCPAPPMFHHASRPAVLVSPADIAFSRFSRHHARGARVVPYQGLQALEAQILAQVDALAGSGGLVHAYYPVFDALSHLHGCRSAPVHACFERIDALFANLLNALAGRGVHLVVTADHGFTDSSPQRTVDLPPGGEVAAMLAAPLFGERRLAFCRVRKGAAAEFEAWARAELAGKAVLVSGKDCLESGLLGPGVRNPRLAERVGTHVLLMESGWTIIDHVEGEDFHEMIGVHGGLSADEMTVPSIAVRS, encoded by the coding sequence GTGCTGAACATCCATTTTCCGCTTCCTGCCGATTCCGTGCTGCCCGAATACGGCCCCGGGGGGCTGTACGATCTGGCCAGTACCTTGCGTACCTGGCTGCATGAGCCCGGAGCAGGGTGGCACGCGGGCGGTGTTGCCCCGGGAGACGCTGCGGCGACGGTCGTGTTGCTGGTGATCGACGGTCTGGGTGACCGTTATTTGTGCTCGGTGGGGGCGGGTTCGGTGCTGCATGCTCACCGCCGGGGGGCATTGACTTCGGTCTGTCCAAGCACCACCGCGAGTGCGGTGACGACCTTGTTGACCGGCGTTGCGCCCGCGGTCCATGGCCTGAATGGATGGTTCATCCATGACCGCCGGTTCGGTGGCGTCGTCCTGCCCCTGCCGTTGAGTCTGCGTGCCGGTCCGCCGCTGGAAGCCGTCCGGCTGATGTCGCGGCTGTGTCCTGCGCCGCCGATGTTCCATCATGCGAGCCGGCCTGCGGTGCTGGTCTCCCCGGCCGATATCGCGTTTTCGCGTTTTTCGCGGCATCACGCGCGGGGCGCGCGGGTTGTGCCCTACCAGGGACTGCAGGCGCTGGAAGCGCAGATTCTGGCTCAGGTCGATGCCCTCGCGGGCAGCGGCGGCCTGGTCCATGCCTACTACCCCGTGTTCGATGCGCTCAGCCATCTGCATGGCTGCCGTTCGGCGCCGGTTCATGCCTGCTTTGAGCGGATCGACGCCCTGTTCGCCAATCTGCTGAATGCATTGGCGGGGCGGGGCGTGCATCTGGTGGTCACCGCCGACCATGGTTTTACTGATTCGTCGCCGCAGCGCACGGTCGACCTGCCCCCGGGCGGAGAGGTCGCCGCGATGCTTGCCGCACCGCTGTTCGGCGAGCGCCGCCTGGCCTTCTGTCGCGTACGCAAGGGGGCTGCGGCCGAGTTCGAAGCCTGGGCAAGGGCGGAGCTGGCGGGCAAGGCCGTGCTCGTCAGCGGAAAGGACTGCCTGGAGTCGGGCTTGCTTGGCCCGGGGGTGCGGAATCCGCGGCTGGCCGAGCGGGTCGGGACGCATGTGCTGCTGATGGAGTCCGGGTGGACGATCATCGACCATGTCGAAGGCGAGGATTTTCACGAAATGATCGGGGTGCACGGCGGCTTGAGTGCCGATGAAATGACCGTGCCGTCGATCGCCGTGCGCAGCTGA
- a CDS encoding helix-turn-helix transcriptional regulator, whose protein sequence is MSTPDNRHSSVPALPEALSGTLIIGDPHSTSLPVRILFTEQLSALIGKSPTTIRTFATSSKYRHLIPRPFKLPGSRRLCWYEKDVLDWIESTRPVEPPPQRRPRGRPTKREAQVRALWASNQQAL, encoded by the coding sequence ATGAGCACCCCTGACAACCGCCATTCTTCTGTTCCCGCCCTTCCTGAGGCACTCTCGGGGACGCTGATCATCGGCGATCCACACTCCACATCGCTGCCGGTTCGCATCCTGTTTACCGAGCAGCTTTCCGCGCTCATCGGCAAAAGCCCGACGACGATCCGCACTTTTGCCACGTCGAGCAAATATCGACATCTAATCCCGCGCCCTTTCAAGTTGCCTGGCTCGCGGCGACTGTGCTGGTACGAAAAAGACGTACTCGATTGGATCGAGTCGACGCGGCCCGTCGAACCGCCGCCGCAGCGCCGCCCACGCGGGCGACCGACAAAGAGGGAGGCACAGGTCCGCGCATTGTGGGCCAGCAATCAGCAAGCGCTCTGA
- a CDS encoding replication protein — MGAGIRAAESRASALVRPAQAQLFSLEEAGCYHDTARQGFFSLLMATGGGGGKKQDSYRLSQMPVVLSMLDHSRDTWLSQAEFIKPNRRVVNLARIGLLFADLDTYREPWAQGRSPEQLAAAVMFRCYDEGVPPPSILVFSGRGVQAKWLLDGTLPRQALPRWNACQRYLIDRLAGLGADPAAKDASRVLRLVNTVNSKSGEVCRVIHVERGPDGEPIRYNFEYLAEALLPVARWDIEADRKARADRRQFKLLPGGQTGNLRSLNGRQLAWDRLEDLRTLAALRGGVAEGERMQHLFWRLNFLLLSGATHSGQMYHEAAALARELDPRWNYRSGELMTLYAKAKAHEAGEKVEFGGKQLSPLYTPKNDTLISLFHITDDEQRKLRTLISRDMATERRRDRDRKRDEARRRAAGAVDRATYEANSASRQKPWEAFGMSRASWYRAGKPMPACETGSSPITAAKVDRKA; from the coding sequence ATGGGAGCCGGTATCCGCGCGGCAGAAAGCCGTGCGTCGGCACTCGTCCGTCCGGCGCAAGCACAGCTATTCAGCTTGGAGGAGGCAGGCTGTTACCACGACACAGCCCGGCAGGGCTTTTTCTCGTTGCTCATGGCGACGGGTGGTGGTGGCGGCAAGAAGCAGGACAGTTACCGGCTGTCACAGATGCCCGTGGTGCTCTCCATGCTCGACCACAGCCGGGATACCTGGCTGTCTCAGGCCGAGTTCATTAAGCCAAACCGCCGTGTCGTCAATCTGGCCCGTATCGGGCTGCTATTCGCTGACTTGGACACCTACCGCGAGCCGTGGGCGCAGGGGCGCAGCCCCGAGCAACTGGCCGCCGCTGTCATGTTCCGCTGCTACGACGAAGGCGTGCCGCCGCCGTCGATCCTCGTTTTCTCTGGCCGTGGCGTGCAAGCCAAATGGTTGTTGGATGGCACCCTGCCGCGTCAGGCGCTGCCACGCTGGAATGCCTGCCAGCGTTACCTGATCGACCGTCTGGCCGGGCTGGGCGCTGATCCAGCGGCCAAGGATGCAAGCCGCGTGCTGCGGCTGGTCAATACGGTGAACAGCAAGAGCGGCGAGGTTTGCCGCGTCATCCACGTTGAGCGCGGCCCGGACGGCGAGCCGATCCGGTACAACTTCGAGTATCTGGCCGAGGCGCTGCTGCCGGTGGCCCGCTGGGACATCGAGGCCGACCGCAAGGCCCGCGCCGACCGTCGCCAGTTCAAGCTGTTGCCGGGCGGCCAAACCGGCAACCTGCGCAGCCTCAACGGGCGGCAACTGGCTTGGGATCGTCTGGAGGACTTGCGCACGCTGGCCGCGCTGCGCGGCGGCGTGGCCGAAGGCGAGCGGATGCAGCACCTGTTTTGGCGGCTGAACTTCCTGCTGCTGTCAGGCGCAACGCACAGCGGCCAGATGTACCACGAGGCCGCCGCGCTGGCCCGTGAGCTTGATCCACGGTGGAACTACCGCAGCGGCGAGCTTATGACGCTGTACGCCAAGGCCAAGGCCCACGAAGCCGGGGAAAAGGTGGAGTTCGGCGGCAAGCAGCTTTCCCCGCTCTACACACCGAAAAACGACACGCTTATCAGCCTGTTTCACATCACCGACGACGAGCAGCGCAAGCTGCGCACGCTCATCAGCCGGGACATGGCGACCGAGCGCCGCCGTGACCGCGACAGAAAGCGCGACGAAGCCCGCAGGCGGGCCGCTGGGGCTGTCGATCGTGCGACCTATGAGGCCAATTCCGCGAGCCGTCAGAAGCCGTGGGAAGCCTTCGGCATGAGCCGGGCAAGCTGGTATCGAGCAGGTAAGCCCATGCCTGCCTGTGAGACAGGTTCCTCCCCTATTACAGCCGCCAAGGTGGATCGCAAAGCGTGA
- a CDS encoding DNA-binding protein: MQQVVTQQAVDAAADAIVAAGGKPTFRLIQQRVGGSFTTLKPMLADWEARREAGRESAVEVPDALLARGADLVRTIYAEVAQQARVESEAVRKDAEARVGTMKDELSEATEEIARLEAQDAVRAEELAVLREASRALELKVGRLEERAEHATRMEAELRDARAALAKAEQQVIDLQGQLAKAGDVQRQLASLEERLAAAGVAPKGG; this comes from the coding sequence ATGCAGCAAGTCGTAACCCAGCAGGCGGTGGATGCCGCCGCTGATGCCATCGTCGCCGCAGGAGGAAAACCCACCTTTCGGTTGATCCAGCAGCGAGTCGGCGGGTCGTTCACCACGCTCAAGCCGATGCTGGCCGATTGGGAGGCCCGGCGCGAAGCGGGGCGGGAATCCGCTGTGGAAGTGCCGGATGCCTTGCTGGCACGCGGCGCTGATCTTGTGCGCACCATTTATGCCGAAGTGGCCCAGCAGGCGCGGGTGGAGTCGGAGGCGGTGCGCAAGGATGCCGAGGCCCGCGTTGGCACGATGAAAGACGAACTGAGCGAGGCGACCGAGGAAATCGCCCGACTGGAAGCGCAGGATGCAGTCCGCGCCGAAGAGCTTGCAGTGTTGCGTGAGGCGAGCCGGGCGCTGGAGTTGAAGGTTGGCCGTCTGGAAGAGCGTGCCGAGCATGCAACACGCATGGAGGCCGAGCTTCGCGATGCCCGCGCTGCTCTGGCTAAGGCCGAACAGCAGGTGATCGACCTTCAAGGCCAACTTGCCAAGGCGGGCGATGTCCAGCGGCAGCTTGCCAGCCTCGAAGAGCGTCTGGCAGCGGCTGGGGTTGCGCCGAAGGGGGGGTAG
- a CDS encoding type II toxin-antitoxin system TacA family antitoxin, with translation MPAAISTARLEARISTDLHSMLKRAAELQGRTMTDFVVAAVQDAAQRAIEQAEVIRLSLADQECFAQALLSPPQPAPALERAFVRRRKLLRAE, from the coding sequence ATGCCCGCAGCCATTTCTACCGCCCGCCTCGAAGCCCGGATCAGCACCGATCTGCATTCGATGCTCAAGCGCGCCGCCGAACTTCAAGGACGCACCATGACTGATTTCGTGGTCGCTGCCGTCCAGGACGCCGCGCAACGCGCCATCGAGCAAGCCGAGGTCATCCGCCTGTCGCTGGCCGATCAGGAGTGCTTTGCACAGGCGTTGCTGTCGCCGCCGCAACCGGCCCCGGCCTTGGAACGCGCTTTTGTCCGTCGCCGCAAGCTCTTGCGTGCTGAATGA
- a CDS encoding GNAT family N-acetyltransferase encodes MSSAPFRLAPLDAAHDRSAFNCGSEPLNRYLREQATQDVRRRVAACFVALAEGQRIAGYYTLASASLLLADLPASVGKKLPRYPTVPAVRMGRLAVDQAFKGQGLGGALLADALDRAVRSEIAAYALMVDAKDEAAAAFYRHHGFIALPDSPLTLFLPLATVQASRKTEKKAR; translated from the coding sequence ATGAGCAGCGCGCCGTTCCGGCTCGCGCCGCTCGATGCCGCGCATGATCGCTCCGCGTTCAACTGCGGTTCAGAACCGCTTAACCGCTACCTGCGGGAACAAGCGACCCAGGACGTTCGCCGCCGTGTGGCTGCCTGCTTCGTGGCGTTGGCCGAAGGGCAGCGCATCGCGGGCTACTACACGCTGGCGTCGGCAAGCCTGCTGCTGGCCGATCTTCCGGCCAGCGTCGGCAAGAAGCTGCCGCGCTATCCGACCGTGCCAGCGGTTCGCATGGGGCGTCTGGCAGTCGATCAGGCTTTCAAGGGGCAGGGGCTAGGCGGTGCGCTGTTGGCCGATGCGCTCGACCGTGCCGTCCGTTCCGAGATTGCCGCCTATGCCTTGATGGTGGATGCCAAGGACGAGGCGGCAGCGGCCTTCTACCGGCATCATGGCTTCATCGCTTTGCCCGACTCGCCGTTGACGCTTTTCCTGCCGCTGGCAACGGTGCAGGCGTCTCGGAAAACGGAAAAAAAAGCACGCTAA
- a CDS encoding FliH/SctL family protein produces the protein MSYDYNAEATGHVIGLRRGYEQGHAAGYADGHNDVVARWHKEVEEQWGPLVDRLTAERDEAIRARDELLEQVRHAGQQTRKWSTAFYSLLCALDSALEVLQDAPQTMRTRMVVDFAKRAEYMHEKGWIDSMPQDNSVVRSRARKTADQLAGWWNQVVHHAKKAAEADRNQSPSP, from the coding sequence ATGAGCTACGACTACAACGCCGAGGCCACCGGACACGTGATCGGTCTACGCCGCGGATATGAGCAAGGGCACGCAGCTGGCTATGCAGATGGCCACAACGATGTTGTCGCTCGCTGGCACAAAGAGGTCGAGGAACAATGGGGACCGCTGGTGGACCGCCTCACCGCCGAGCGCGATGAGGCCATCCGCGCCCGCGATGAGCTGCTAGAGCAGGTGCGCCACGCTGGCCAGCAAACGCGCAAATGGAGCACCGCCTTCTATAGCTTGCTCTGCGCCCTCGACAGCGCCTTGGAAGTGCTCCAGGACGCACCGCAAACCATGCGCACCAGGATGGTGGTCGATTTTGCCAAGCGCGCCGAGTACATGCACGAAAAAGGCTGGATCGACTCGATGCCGCAGGACAACAGCGTTGTGCGCTCGCGCGCCCGCAAGACCGCCGACCAGCTCGCCGGGTGGTGGAACCAAGTTGTCCACCACGCCAAAAAGGCGGCGGAAGCCGATCGAAACCAGTCTCCCAGCCCCTAA
- a CDS encoding DotA/TraY family protein, producing MAAADPSMPFSPCDPDGPCADVSVGVLQWIFGPVVEKLTQGADPDIVFASASALGSIFSVFNSGLMVLASLIVSYIAIMAVTNTANEGEAMGKNWSSLWTPVRIVAGGSVLLPSASGYSFIQLVVMMFALWGVGFANSLFSIGVENGIVNGSLTAVSAQMGLGSGAKPNPDYPLYDVRQFAQEYLAVSWCRRTVNATYSASGGGTPNVNAGAGPDQSIDEGDGKVAAIYYMRDRNPETNLGGTVPICGSVKVYQLGAPTAIATETTVAAASIFDPAKIQDNAAALSAIRFAALNAKADAINQVMLEIEQWVAEWPATVNDSGWENVQSDRFNQIVNQAQNTMATRLNEQIAADSTLKRIMQQYVRDITKDGWAMAGGFYQRLGGIREEMGRIYAESVAQATAPNLNTLPQGPHAQLAHSSYTTIYNTIISKSLSGASYTSPTTPRAADFKAALVPSGIEDLSIDTLGSRGDSLMANLIGRGMERVTATMIGTDGDVDAIARIKTTGDILALLQSTGFAVDKLVHTSLSGLKATAASVGSVSLFGNKVDATPLVDTVLNWVVYNFLTPLAEVTTWLGRLAFYFGVFLPSLPYTIFMVAVVGWILAVLQSVIAAPLWAVMHMTPDRTFVGSQTQGYLLLLSLFIRPALIIVGLFAAMLVANPVIGYISKAFWAMYSANVASAESLGWLVEFLQWKNWLIMFGFVLLPVVYMVFGLSQSLPDTVLRWIGAGISSMGETQATEQMRSQSEKYGPSALQGGAAPKPTADTNHKDHRLNGDPGGAGSLSGPNGPSGNGGGGRSGGNHSRLLNANGQGVAPQHADAAPSTSSRSAAPSGPTRSASAASTLKTGAQGVISRWGDRADIADAEFTELARSGSAARPAFAGAQASNTVLALGSAGNSAALGERANASLVTADGKPNGILSSRADIGSTAEVDSGAATGGGHDPLEQREAASSSHRAASLGAAKDVSNGYDSRYSPMPEQGDDVINHGRAIANESKPA from the coding sequence ATGGCAGCCGCCGATCCATCCATGCCCTTCTCGCCCTGCGATCCAGATGGGCCTTGCGCCGACGTGTCGGTCGGCGTCCTCCAATGGATATTCGGACCAGTCGTCGAGAAGCTCACGCAAGGTGCAGACCCGGACATTGTATTTGCCTCGGCGTCCGCGCTCGGCTCGATCTTTTCCGTTTTTAATTCCGGCCTCATGGTGCTTGCCAGCCTGATCGTGAGCTACATCGCGATCATGGCGGTGACGAACACCGCCAACGAAGGCGAGGCGATGGGGAAAAACTGGTCGTCGCTTTGGACGCCAGTGCGGATCGTCGCCGGCGGCAGCGTCCTGCTGCCCAGCGCAAGCGGCTACAGCTTCATCCAGCTGGTTGTGATGATGTTCGCGCTGTGGGGCGTGGGCTTCGCCAACAGCCTTTTTTCCATCGGAGTTGAGAACGGAATCGTCAACGGCTCACTCACGGCGGTGAGCGCCCAGATGGGACTCGGGAGCGGGGCGAAGCCCAACCCAGACTATCCGCTGTACGACGTGCGGCAGTTCGCGCAGGAATATTTGGCTGTTTCCTGGTGCCGCCGCACCGTTAATGCCACTTACTCGGCGTCCGGCGGCGGAACGCCGAACGTCAACGCGGGCGCCGGCCCGGACCAGAGCATCGATGAGGGCGACGGCAAAGTGGCGGCGATCTACTACATGCGGGATCGCAATCCAGAGACAAATCTTGGCGGGACCGTGCCAATCTGTGGCAGCGTCAAGGTGTACCAGCTCGGTGCCCCCACCGCCATCGCCACGGAGACAACAGTAGCGGCGGCATCGATTTTCGACCCGGCGAAGATTCAGGACAACGCCGCCGCCTTGTCTGCAATCCGCTTCGCGGCGCTCAATGCCAAGGCGGATGCGATCAACCAGGTGATGCTCGAGATCGAGCAATGGGTCGCCGAGTGGCCGGCCACGGTCAACGATTCTGGCTGGGAAAACGTCCAAAGCGATCGTTTTAACCAGATCGTGAACCAGGCGCAAAACACCATGGCGACCAGGCTAAACGAGCAGATCGCAGCGGACAGCACGCTCAAGAGGATCATGCAGCAGTACGTGCGTGACATCACCAAAGACGGCTGGGCGATGGCGGGCGGCTTCTACCAGCGCCTCGGCGGAATCCGCGAGGAAATGGGCCGAATCTACGCTGAGAGCGTCGCGCAGGCTACCGCACCGAATCTCAACACGCTGCCGCAAGGACCGCACGCACAGCTTGCCCACTCCAGCTACACAACGATCTACAACACGATCATCAGCAAATCGCTGTCTGGCGCGAGTTACACAAGCCCGACCACGCCTCGCGCCGCCGACTTCAAGGCGGCACTGGTGCCGTCCGGAATCGAGGACTTGTCCATCGACACGCTCGGCAGTCGCGGCGACAGTCTGATGGCCAACCTCATCGGGCGCGGCATGGAGCGCGTAACGGCGACCATGATCGGCACCGATGGCGATGTGGACGCGATCGCCAGGATTAAAACCACGGGCGACATTCTGGCGCTCTTGCAGTCCACTGGCTTTGCCGTTGATAAGCTCGTGCACACCTCGCTGTCCGGCCTCAAGGCGACGGCCGCCTCGGTTGGCAGCGTGAGCTTGTTTGGCAACAAGGTCGACGCCACGCCGCTGGTCGACACCGTGCTGAATTGGGTGGTCTACAACTTCCTGACCCCGCTCGCCGAGGTCACAACCTGGCTGGGCCGGCTGGCGTTCTACTTTGGCGTCTTCCTGCCCAGCCTCCCGTACACCATATTCATGGTTGCGGTGGTCGGCTGGATTCTCGCGGTGCTCCAGTCGGTGATCGCTGCGCCTCTCTGGGCGGTGATGCATATGACGCCCGATCGCACATTCGTCGGTAGCCAGACGCAGGGCTATCTGCTGCTGTTGTCCCTATTCATCCGGCCGGCGCTCATCATTGTTGGCCTCTTTGCAGCCATGCTGGTGGCAAATCCGGTCATCGGATACATCAGCAAGGCGTTCTGGGCGATGTACTCGGCGAACGTCGCATCGGCAGAATCGCTGGGCTGGCTGGTCGAATTCCTCCAGTGGAAAAATTGGCTGATCATGTTCGGATTCGTGCTGCTGCCCGTGGTCTACATGGTGTTCGGACTCTCGCAGAGCCTGCCGGACACCGTGCTGCGGTGGATCGGCGCGGGCATCAGCAGCATGGGCGAAACCCAAGCCACCGAACAGATGCGCAGCCAATCCGAGAAGTACGGCCCGAGTGCATTGCAGGGGGGGGCTGCACCTAAGCCTACTGCGGACACCAACCACAAAGACCATCGCCTCAACGGCGACCCCGGTGGCGCAGGCAGTCTCAGCGGGCCAAACGGCCCCTCGGGTAACGGTGGCGGTGGCCGCAGCGGCGGCAATCACTCGCGCCTGCTAAATGCCAACGGGCAAGGTGTGGCGCCACAGCACGCCGACGCGGCTCCGTCCACATCGAGCAGATCCGCAGCGCCCAGCGGGCCGACGCGCAGCGCCTCCGCCGCGTCAACGCTCAAAACCGGGGCGCAGGGCGTGATTAGCCGCTGGGGCGACCGCGCCGACATCGCCGATGCCGAATTCACCGAATTGGCGAGATCTGGCAGCGCCGCGCGTCCTGCATTCGCAGGCGCACAGGCGAGCAACACCGTGCTCGCTCTCGGCTCCGCCGGCAACAGCGCAGCTCTTGGTGAGCGAGCCAACGCGAGCTTGGTCACGGCCGACGGCAAACCTAATGGCATACTCTCTAGCAGAGCAGACATAGGGAGCACTGCCGAGGTCGACTCGGGAGCCGCTACCGGCGGCGGCCATGACCCGCTGGAGCAGCGCGAAGCGGCTTCCTCATCGCACAGAGCGGCTTCGCTAGGCGCCGCGAAGGATGTCAGCAACGGCTACGACAGCCGCTACAGCCCAATGCCCGAGCAGGGCGACGATGTCATCAACCACGGCCGCGCTATAGCCAACGAGAGCAAACCTGCATGA
- a CDS encoding conjugal transfer protein TraD produces MARKTIEERLVEAEQRLKQIKEQARKRKAREQAATKQRERKEDANRKIRLGGLVVLAQLTDADKGFLLGALLDAAQRQQDQQYAARCKAMGDALLNQQENENRSSAAAQAQG; encoded by the coding sequence ATGGCACGAAAGACGATTGAGGAACGACTGGTAGAAGCCGAACAGCGGCTAAAGCAGATCAAGGAACAGGCGCGAAAGCGGAAAGCCCGCGAGCAGGCTGCAACCAAGCAGCGCGAACGCAAAGAGGACGCGAACCGAAAAATCCGCCTCGGCGGTCTGGTCGTGCTCGCACAACTGACAGACGCAGACAAGGGCTTTTTGTTGGGTGCGCTGCTCGATGCCGCGCAGCGCCAACAGGATCAGCAGTACGCCGCCCGCTGCAAGGCGATGGGTGACGCCCTGCTCAACCAGCAAGAGAACGAAAACCGAAGTTCAGCTGCAGCACAGGCGCAGGGGTAA